A portion of the Chlamydia avium 10DC88 genome contains these proteins:
- the gltX gene encoding glutamate--tRNA ligase, with product MVWENVRVRIAPSPTGDPHVGTAYMALFNEIFAKRFQGKMILRIEDTDQTRSRDDYERNIFSALKWCGIQWDEGPDIGGPYGPYKQSERTDIYRKYAQILLKSGHAYKCFATPKELEEMRAVAATLGYRGGYDRRYRHLSPEEVEERTKAGQPYTIRLKVPLTGECVLEDYCRGRVVFPWADVDDQVLMKSDGFPTYHFANVVDDHLMGITHVLRGEEWLSSTPKHLLLYEAFGWPPPIFLHMPLLLNPDGTKLSKRKNPTSIFYYRDAGYTKEAFVNFLTLMGYSMENDEEIYSLEELIKKFDPKRIGKSGAVFDIRKLDWMNKHYLNHEGSPESLLQLLKEWTLSDAFFLKILPLCQSRMTTLAEFIGLTSFFFSVLPEYSKETLLPPTISENQAAVLLYSYVKYLEKNDLWVKDQFYLGSLWLAKAFQIHHKKAVIPLLYVAITGKKQGLPLFDSMELLGKPRTRARLVHAQNLLGGVPKKVQEIIDKALREKDFENQELREQISAFAKNDL from the coding sequence ATGGTTTGGGAAAACGTACGTGTTAGAATTGCGCCATCACCTACAGGAGATCCTCATGTAGGGACAGCTTACATGGCCTTATTCAATGAGATCTTTGCAAAAAGATTTCAAGGGAAAATGATTCTGAGAATCGAAGATACAGATCAAACGAGGAGCCGAGATGATTATGAAAGAAATATTTTCTCTGCTTTAAAATGGTGTGGAATTCAATGGGATGAGGGGCCCGATATTGGAGGTCCTTATGGCCCCTATAAACAGTCAGAACGTACTGATATCTACCGTAAGTATGCTCAAATTCTCTTAAAATCTGGCCATGCTTATAAGTGTTTTGCCACTCCCAAAGAACTTGAAGAAATGCGCGCTGTAGCCGCTACTTTAGGATATAGGGGAGGATATGATCGCCGGTATCGTCATCTTTCTCCCGAAGAAGTAGAAGAACGTACAAAAGCAGGCCAACCCTATACAATTCGACTAAAGGTTCCTCTTACAGGGGAATGTGTCCTCGAAGATTATTGCAGGGGACGCGTAGTTTTCCCTTGGGCAGATGTGGACGACCAAGTCCTCATGAAGTCTGATGGTTTCCCCACATATCATTTTGCTAATGTTGTTGACGACCATTTAATGGGAATTACCCATGTTCTTCGAGGAGAAGAGTGGTTAAGCTCAACCCCTAAGCATTTGTTGCTTTATGAAGCCTTTGGTTGGCCCCCCCCCATTTTTCTCCACATGCCTCTTTTGCTGAATCCTGATGGGACCAAATTATCTAAGAGGAAGAACCCTACATCAATTTTTTATTACCGCGACGCTGGATATACTAAAGAAGCATTTGTCAATTTCCTTACTCTTATGGGATATAGTATGGAAAATGATGAGGAAATATATTCTTTAGAAGAATTAATTAAAAAATTTGATCCTAAAAGAATTGGGAAATCAGGAGCGGTTTTCGATATTCGTAAACTCGATTGGATGAATAAGCATTATTTAAACCACGAAGGATCTCCAGAAAGTTTGCTTCAGTTATTGAAAGAATGGACGTTGAGTGATGCATTTTTCTTAAAGATTCTTCCTCTTTGCCAATCACGAATGACTACACTAGCCGAATTTATAGGTTTAACTAGTTTTTTCTTTTCTGTTCTCCCCGAATACTCGAAGGAGACGCTCCTCCCCCCCACTATTTCTGAAAATCAGGCAGCCGTCCTCTTATATAGTTATGTCAAATACCTAGAGAAAAATGATCTCTGGGTTAAAGATCAATTTTATTTGGGATCGCTATGGCTGGCAAAGGCATTCCAAATACATCACAAAAAAGCAGTCATTCCTCTACTCTACGTAGCTATTACAGGGAAAAAACAGGGGTTACCTTTATTTGATTCTATGGAACTCCTAGGGAAACCACGTACACGTGCTCGCCTTGTTCATGCGCAAAATCTTCTTGGAGGAGTACCTAAGAAAGTACAGGAAATAATTGATAAAGCCCTCAGAGAAAAAGATTTCGAAAATCAGGAGCTAAGAGAGCAGATCTCAGCATTTGCCAAGAATGATTTGTAG
- a CDS encoding cysteine-rich outer membrane protein: MGNVSSSDGSLWSSVQPELGEAIQDETVQVSIVNAALGWVRTNLVEPIRTSKIVQSKAFQITIIILGVLLLIAGLVLCFVLQAELGKNAFLFLIPAVVGLIKLLVSSVCMEATCTPEKWRLCKHLLGIAEDVLDDGQLNQSNTIFVDNSQSR, translated from the coding sequence ATGGGAAATGTTAGTAGTTCCGACGGCAGTCTATGGAGTAGTGTACAACCTGAGTTAGGCGAAGCAATACAGGATGAAACTGTACAAGTTTCTATAGTTAATGCGGCGTTAGGTTGGGTAAGAACAAATCTTGTAGAGCCAATAAGAACATCGAAAATTGTCCAGTCAAAAGCTTTTCAAATTACGATAATAATTTTAGGAGTTTTATTATTGATTGCTGGTCTAGTTCTATGCTTTGTCTTGCAAGCTGAGCTCGGTAAAAATGCCTTCTTATTCCTTATTCCTGCAGTTGTTGGTTTAATTAAATTGCTTGTCTCATCAGTGTGTATGGAAGCCACTTGTACCCCAGAAAAATGGCGACTATGCAAACACTTACTAGGAATAGCAGAGGATGTGTTGGATGATGGTCAATTGAACCAATCGAACACTATATTTGTAGATAATTCACAATCACGATAG
- the cmk gene encoding (d)CMP kinase — MIITIDGPSGTGKSTIARALAKKLHFNYCNTGVMYRTLAYTRLQDCWSNIPIEKLLSHPPFSFSFVSGEPLKSFLNGSQLSTELETQEVARAASQLSQIPEVRSFMQQLQRKYSELGNCVFEGRDMGSKVFPNADIKIFLTARPEIRASRRINDLPKTSLSQEELLKELLQRDEADRRRLLDPLVIPEGAVILDSSDLTISQVLEQILALVSQKQS; from the coding sequence ATGATAATTACAATCGACGGCCCCTCTGGAACGGGGAAAAGCACTATAGCACGAGCTCTAGCTAAGAAGTTACATTTTAATTATTGTAACACTGGAGTTATGTATCGTACGTTAGCGTATACACGATTACAAGACTGTTGGTCAAATATTCCTATAGAAAAGCTTCTTTCTCATCCTCCTTTTTCCTTCTCATTTGTCTCTGGAGAGCCACTGAAATCCTTTTTAAATGGCTCCCAACTTTCTACAGAATTAGAGACGCAAGAAGTCGCTCGCGCAGCATCTCAACTTTCTCAGATTCCTGAAGTTCGTTCTTTTATGCAACAATTACAAAGAAAATATTCTGAATTGGGCAATTGCGTATTTGAAGGACGTGATATGGGATCCAAAGTTTTCCCTAATGCAGACATTAAAATTTTTTTAACTGCGCGTCCAGAAATCCGGGCCTCGCGTAGAATAAACGATTTACCGAAAACTTCCTTATCACAAGAAGAGCTACTAAAAGAACTCTTACAACGTGATGAGGCAGACCGTCGACGCCTACTGGACCCTTTAGTTATTCCAGAAGGAGCTGTAATTTTAGATTCTTCTGATTTGACAATAAGCCAGGTTTTAGAGCAAATTTTAGCTTTAGTCTCTCAAAAGCAATCATGA
- a CDS encoding small cysteine-rich outer membrane protein, producing the protein MKKAVLLAAVCCGVLGLSSCCRIVDCCFEDPCVPKCNPCEMMKKKDSGCNPCGGYQPSCSKPCGECNKSETRSPQAKGCTSPDGRCRQ; encoded by the coding sequence ATGAAAAAGGCTGTTTTACTAGCTGCAGTATGTTGCGGTGTTCTTGGTTTAAGTAGCTGCTGCCGCATCGTAGATTGCTGTTTTGAGGATCCATGTGTTCCTAAATGCAACCCATGCGAGATGATGAAAAAGAAAGATAGTGGGTGCAACCCTTGTGGCGGTTACCAACCTTCTTGCTCTAAGCCATGTGGTGAATGCAATAAAAGTGAAACACGAAGCCCTCAGGCTAAAGGTTGTACATCTCCCGATGGTAGATGCAGACAATAG
- a CDS encoding helix-turn-helix domain-containing protein produces MECLQHESCFELDNKEDVESQVSDQETKWVSITQAAKLHNVTRQAIYVAIKQKKLRASKTTRWEIDLKDLEDYKRNRYSRKKSLYQGELLFDNSKGCYSVNQVAEILDIPVQKVYYATRTGTMRGERKGAAWVIHCSEIERYKNEYLNKQTAKKMKNAIATDANASPTVEENSTSGTFSLFDND; encoded by the coding sequence ATGGAATGCTTACAACACGAAAGCTGTTTTGAGTTAGATAACAAAGAAGACGTGGAGTCACAGGTTAGTGATCAAGAAACTAAGTGGGTTTCAATTACACAAGCAGCGAAATTACATAATGTTACACGTCAAGCGATTTATGTGGCTATTAAACAAAAAAAACTTAGGGCATCTAAAACAACCCGTTGGGAAATAGATCTCAAGGACTTGGAAGATTACAAACGTAATCGTTATTCAAGGAAGAAGTCTTTGTATCAAGGCGAGTTACTTTTTGATAATTCTAAAGGATGTTATTCTGTCAATCAAGTTGCTGAAATTTTAGATATTCCCGTGCAGAAGGTGTATTATGCTACTCGTACAGGGACCATGCGTGGAGAGCGTAAAGGTGCTGCTTGGGTAATACACTGTTCTGAGATTGAGAGATATAAGAATGAGTATCTAAATAAGCAAACAGCTAAGAAAATGAAGAATGCTATAGCTACTGATGCTAATGCTTCTCCTACTGTAGAAGAAAATTCTACCTCAGGCACCTTTTCTCTATTTGACAACGATTAG
- the secD gene encoding protein translocase subunit SecD, protein MKHRFGRNLGIIIFVFALALYYVLPTCLYYSRPLNKKIEEKEAQQIIRRLTNQVLEVRNDIIPRISSVLSALKLRGNIQQHPSIPGVINVHFKDDADAQVFLENMIYGEPTVPIKSARLYLLGYEKKEHSIVQVTGSLTTALTENDFSFVPCCSTSAEESLEAIASSLTLVPHGSCACGYSSIWNSAPLQQVVQLAKNLSLGLEALPKSKTQALLNYFFSSEKDYTSFLTRLENSISHADLSEQDQHTLHSVYQTLKVRSQHWKKTSPRIIDTSLDCSAISPFFSSVEFYAKDRKIVFSFDPYIIAKREELSLEQRLDFNTWLTKEKQRLSQKFCRTIQESSQGLTLYLSDKEVGGNIILHGQRIYQGMVEHLVTLALNRPPAQSCDLIREHFPVHCRLPRESDTSGCFIFSPKRSCTHFSKGSIYIVLKGLRSIVAKYEKGPERESEIFRKDLQDLYSCFAHMDIYPHSMGDDEILEIRDPLQRLFDVWGEDFVVVNEGETARLEVRDVRDRLDTVNRIEKHRQDEWVRWHEQYDQACCSVDDQVRRRAAVPHHSAFIENLKLNIRKYSRGDSVLRLGIDFIGGKQIRLAFKDHQGKKVTDKDGILRVSDELYARLNKLGVSDIEIRKEGDNLHLCVPGSMNIASEEILGTSKMTFHVVNEKFSPYAPLRYEVQRFLDYLWFIAQDQGMTSPNDVNTLACRIFNQDTPLQLPTSVKEAILKLRQEGLAFPKENDESSSSSLDTTYSMIAIERDSRKEINPLMIVFRNHALDGASLKDIRPEFAIGEGYILNFSVKNNPITKQAKDVSPTDNFHAWTSAYCQEGIQGTEKSQFSSGRGWRMAVILDGYVISDPVLNASLRDHASVSGKFSHREVSRLAMDLKSGAMSFVPEILSEEMISPELGKQQRIQGIVSVCLGLIVLIALMSIYYRFGGVIASGAVLLNLLLIWAALQYLDAPLTLTGLAGIVLAMGMAVDANVLVFERIREEYCLSHSLTQSVEAGYRKAFGAIIDSNLTTVFASVILLFLDTGPIRGFALTLILGIFSSMFTALFMTKFFFVVWMHKTQETQLHMMNKFIGIKHDFLKECKKLWLISAGIIALGIISLGFGAWDSVLGMDFKGGYALTLNMAEQKSIDVSQFRTKLNAKFKQLGLSSRDFRIKGLDSSEKIKIYFSQNALTHVQVPENLSHDISDQNLSRVIGILSDTGLDVSSNDSLNQVQNFWFKVSGQFSNKMRIQACLALTGALLVILIYVSLRFEWRYALSAICALIHDLIATCAVLVSTHFFLQRIQIDLQAIGALMTVLGYSLNNTLIIFDRIREDRQKELFTPMSILINDALQKTLGRTVMTTATTLSVLLILLFVGGGSIFNFAYILTIGILLGTLSSLYIAPPLLLFMVRDKKISQQ, encoded by the coding sequence ATGAAACACAGATTTGGACGCAATTTAGGTATAATTATTTTTGTTTTTGCTCTAGCTCTGTATTATGTTCTCCCCACGTGCCTTTACTACTCACGACCCTTAAATAAAAAAATAGAAGAAAAAGAAGCACAACAAATTATCCGTAGATTGACCAATCAGGTATTGGAAGTACGTAATGATATCATTCCAAGGATATCCTCCGTATTGTCTGCTTTAAAATTACGAGGTAATATCCAACAGCACCCAAGTATCCCCGGAGTGATTAATGTACACTTTAAGGATGACGCCGATGCACAAGTTTTTCTAGAAAATATGATTTATGGAGAACCTACGGTTCCTATAAAATCCGCTCGTCTTTATCTTCTAGGATATGAAAAGAAAGAGCATAGTATAGTTCAAGTTACAGGGTCATTAACTACAGCATTAACAGAAAATGATTTTTCTTTTGTTCCCTGTTGTAGTACTTCAGCAGAAGAATCTTTGGAGGCAATTGCTTCTTCATTAACTCTGGTGCCTCATGGTTCTTGTGCATGTGGATATAGTTCTATTTGGAATAGCGCTCCCTTACAACAAGTAGTCCAATTAGCGAAGAATCTATCTTTGGGACTTGAAGCACTCCCAAAATCTAAAACACAAGCACTGCTCAACTATTTTTTCTCTTCAGAAAAAGATTATACTTCTTTTTTGACTCGCTTAGAAAACAGCATTTCTCATGCAGATCTTTCTGAGCAAGACCAGCACACACTGCATTCTGTTTACCAGACATTGAAAGTTCGATCCCAACATTGGAAGAAAACATCACCACGTATTATCGATACTTCTTTAGATTGTAGTGCAATTTCTCCTTTTTTTTCCTCCGTGGAGTTTTATGCCAAAGACAGAAAAATAGTTTTTTCTTTTGATCCTTATATCATTGCTAAACGTGAGGAATTATCCCTAGAACAGCGTTTAGATTTTAATACATGGCTAACGAAAGAAAAACAGAGACTATCACAAAAGTTCTGTAGAACTATCCAAGAGTCTTCGCAAGGGTTGACATTGTATCTGAGTGATAAAGAAGTCGGCGGTAATATTATTTTACACGGCCAACGAATTTATCAAGGTATGGTAGAACACCTAGTTACCTTAGCATTAAATCGTCCACCAGCACAATCATGCGATCTTATTCGTGAACATTTCCCTGTCCATTGTCGCTTACCTAGAGAAAGTGATACTTCTGGTTGTTTTATTTTCTCTCCAAAACGTAGCTGCACCCATTTTTCTAAGGGGTCTATCTACATCGTTCTTAAAGGACTTCGTTCAATCGTAGCAAAATATGAAAAAGGACCTGAACGAGAATCCGAAATTTTTCGTAAAGATCTACAGGATCTCTATAGTTGTTTTGCTCATATGGATATCTACCCACACAGTATGGGAGATGATGAAATTTTAGAGATTCGTGATCCTCTACAAAGACTATTCGATGTTTGGGGAGAAGATTTTGTTGTTGTTAATGAGGGAGAAACAGCACGTTTAGAAGTTCGCGATGTTCGAGATCGTTTAGATACAGTAAATCGTATTGAAAAACATCGTCAAGATGAGTGGGTGCGTTGGCATGAGCAATATGACCAAGCTTGTTGTTCGGTAGATGATCAAGTACGTAGACGAGCTGCTGTGCCTCATCATAGCGCATTTATAGAAAATCTTAAGCTGAATATTCGTAAATACTCCCGAGGAGATAGCGTTTTACGACTAGGAATTGATTTCATTGGCGGCAAACAGATCCGGCTAGCCTTTAAAGACCATCAAGGGAAGAAAGTTACAGATAAGGATGGAATTCTTAGGGTTTCCGATGAGCTATATGCCCGTTTAAATAAGTTAGGTGTTTCTGATATAGAAATACGTAAAGAAGGTGATAATCTGCATCTTTGCGTCCCTGGATCTATGAACATTGCATCAGAAGAGATTTTAGGGACCTCGAAAATGACTTTTCACGTAGTTAATGAAAAATTCTCTCCCTATGCTCCCTTGCGCTATGAAGTACAGAGATTTTTAGATTATTTGTGGTTCATTGCACAAGATCAAGGAATGACATCTCCAAATGATGTCAATACTTTGGCTTGTCGTATTTTTAACCAAGACACTCCTTTACAGCTACCTACTAGTGTCAAGGAAGCTATTCTTAAATTGCGTCAAGAAGGATTGGCCTTCCCTAAGGAAAATGATGAAAGTTCTTCTTCATCATTAGATACAACCTATTCAATGATTGCTATCGAAAGAGACTCTCGTAAGGAAATTAATCCCTTAATGATTGTTTTTCGTAACCATGCATTGGATGGAGCCTCTTTAAAGGATATACGTCCTGAATTTGCTATTGGAGAGGGATATATTTTAAATTTCTCAGTGAAGAATAACCCGATTACTAAACAAGCTAAAGATGTATCTCCCACTGATAATTTCCATGCGTGGACATCAGCGTATTGTCAAGAAGGAATTCAAGGTACAGAAAAAAGTCAATTCTCCTCAGGAAGAGGATGGCGTATGGCCGTTATTCTTGATGGGTATGTCATTAGTGATCCCGTATTAAATGCCTCCTTAAGAGATCATGCAAGTGTTTCTGGGAAATTCTCTCATCGAGAAGTAAGTCGTCTAGCTATGGATTTAAAATCAGGAGCCATGTCCTTTGTTCCTGAGATTCTGAGTGAAGAGATGATCTCTCCCGAATTAGGTAAACAACAACGTATTCAAGGAATTGTTTCTGTCTGCCTAGGACTCATTGTATTAATAGCTTTAATGAGTATTTACTATAGATTTGGTGGAGTCATTGCTTCTGGAGCAGTTCTTCTGAATCTGCTTTTAATTTGGGCTGCTTTACAGTATCTAGATGCTCCACTTACTCTAACGGGGTTAGCTGGAATTGTTTTGGCTATGGGAATGGCAGTTGATGCCAATGTTCTTGTCTTTGAGAGAATTCGTGAAGAATATTGTCTATCTCATAGCCTCACTCAGTCTGTAGAAGCTGGATATCGCAAAGCATTTGGAGCTATTATAGATTCAAATTTAACAACAGTATTTGCTTCAGTCATTCTTTTGTTTTTAGATACCGGTCCTATTCGTGGTTTTGCGCTGACCCTGATTTTAGGTATTTTTTCTTCTATGTTCACTGCATTGTTCATGACGAAATTTTTCTTTGTCGTGTGGATGCATAAGACTCAAGAAACACAACTACATATGATGAATAAGTTTATAGGTATTAAACATGATTTCTTGAAGGAATGTAAGAAATTATGGCTAATATCTGCGGGTATCATCGCCCTAGGAATTATTTCTCTAGGCTTTGGAGCTTGGGATTCCGTGTTGGGTATGGACTTTAAAGGAGGCTATGCTCTCACATTAAATATGGCAGAGCAAAAGTCTATAGATGTTTCGCAGTTTCGTACAAAATTAAATGCAAAATTCAAACAATTAGGATTGTCTTCTCGGGATTTTCGTATTAAAGGCTTGGATTCTTCTGAAAAGATAAAAATTTACTTTAGTCAGAATGCTTTAACTCATGTACAGGTTCCAGAAAATTTGTCCCATGATATTAGTGATCAAAATTTATCAAGAGTCATAGGAATTCTCTCAGATACGGGACTTGACGTTTCTTCTAATGATAGTTTGAATCAAGTGCAAAACTTCTGGTTTAAGGTGAGTGGGCAATTCTCTAATAAAATGCGAATACAGGCCTGTTTAGCACTAACAGGAGCTCTACTCGTTATTCTGATTTATGTTAGTTTGCGTTTTGAATGGCGTTATGCATTAAGTGCAATTTGTGCATTAATTCATGATCTTATTGCAACTTGTGCTGTATTGGTATCCACACATTTCTTTTTGCAAAGAATACAGATAGATTTGCAGGCCATTGGGGCTTTAATGACTGTACTGGGATATTCGTTAAACAATACCTTAATTATATTTGATCGTATCCGAGAGGACCGCCAGAAGGAGCTATTCACTCCTATGTCGATTTTAATTAACGATGCATTGCAAAAAACTTTAGGACGCACCGTTATGACAACAGCAACAACATTATCAGTATTGTTAATCCTGTTATTTGTTGGAGGTGGATCAATTTTTAATTTTGCTTATATTTTAACAATAGGGATTCTTTTAGGAACACTGTCCTCACTCTATATAGCTCCTCCTCTTCTACTATTTATGGTGCGTGATAAAAAAATATCTCAGCAGTGA
- a CDS encoding phosphatidate cytidylyltransferase: MKTNKFKSPVYHDLFQRVVVHSLVLTFLILLLYSSLFPITSFALGLILSLCGGVGTYEYGTMAKVRLGYAYRNYSALGSFSFLLISFLAIRWHHLLPHLSLLSWVFLFTWLVVNTFQSRKQALGPMGTTGITLFSMMYVSIPLRLFLNILYGFTHTEEPFLGVWWACFLIAVTKGADIFGYFFGKALGQKKISPEISPNKTVVGFLAGCIGATLISVLFFLQIPTRFNHFIAMPGILIFLGIILGISGFFGDIIESIFKREARMKNSNRLQAVGGMLDTLDSLLLSTPITYVMLAITQTTMFIG; this comes from the coding sequence GTGAAGACGAATAAATTCAAATCTCCTGTGTATCATGATCTTTTTCAACGAGTTGTTGTTCATTCTTTAGTTTTAACTTTTCTTATTCTTCTCCTATATAGTTCGTTATTTCCTATTACCTCCTTTGCCTTAGGTCTTATCCTTTCTCTATGTGGTGGTGTAGGAACTTATGAATACGGTACTATGGCAAAAGTAAGACTCGGTTATGCCTATCGTAATTATAGTGCTCTGGGTTCATTTTCCTTTTTATTAATAAGTTTTTTAGCTATTCGCTGGCATCATTTATTGCCCCATCTCTCTTTATTATCCTGGGTTTTTCTCTTTACCTGGCTAGTAGTGAATACTTTCCAATCTAGGAAGCAAGCTCTTGGCCCTATGGGAACTACAGGAATTACTTTATTTTCTATGATGTATGTGAGTATTCCCCTGCGTTTGTTTTTAAATATTCTCTATGGGTTCACTCATACTGAAGAACCTTTTTTAGGAGTTTGGTGGGCATGTTTCCTAATTGCAGTAACAAAAGGTGCTGATATTTTTGGATATTTCTTTGGCAAAGCTTTAGGACAAAAGAAAATCTCTCCAGAAATTAGTCCTAATAAAACTGTTGTAGGTTTTTTAGCAGGATGTATAGGAGCTACGCTGATTAGTGTTCTATTTTTTCTACAAATTCCTACACGTTTTAATCATTTCATTGCTATGCCTGGGATTCTTATTTTTTTAGGGATAATTTTAGGTATTAGTGGATTTTTTGGTGATATTATCGAGTCTATTTTTAAACGTGAAGCGCGGATGAAAAATAGTAATCGGTTACAAGCAGTTGGAGGGATGTTAGATACATTAGATTCTTTACTTCTGTCTACTCCTATTACATATGTTATGCTTGCTATCACTCAAACAACAATGTTTATTGGATGA
- a CDS encoding S41 family peptidase: protein MIKILRLCTLILAVLPRFSFCSELLHETDIRKTMDKLIEYHVGTQDISSEILVRSLLGYSQAFDHHKSYLTEQEVNDFIQSSEIKKRLLKNYKTSNFSIYRNLNSVIKNSIVRARLWRKEWLSNPQQLVSEAQTHTPISKIKKWGSSLDEVRERHRSLLLSYISAYLSDGDKERYFGKEAALARLCVRQLETHENIYLGINDYGEKMAAEEEAHHFHVRVVKSMAHSLDAHTTYFSKEEALAMRIQLEKGMCGIGVILKEDIDGIIVKEILPGGPAAKDQGLKIHDIIYRIDGKNIENLPFRAVLDCLRGEQGSEVILDVHSQYGDRTVRLIREKISLDDHRIDVSYEPYGDGIIGKITLYSFYEGENHISSEQDLKEAIQSLRDKNLLGLVLDIRENTGGFLSQAIKVSGLFMTNGVVVVSRYADGSIKRYRTISPKKFYDGPLAILVSKNSASAAEIVAQTLQDYGVAIIVGDEQTYGKGTIQHQTITTGSEQEGFFKVTIGKYYSPSGKSTQLCGVRSDIHVSSHYAEEPIGERYLDHPLPSDNCDNVMNDNLADLDLHIRPWFQKYYTPHLQKQETMWREMLPQLIANSQQRLGTNKNYKIFQEKLKHTVKDSLTYGSNDLQMEESVNVLKDMILLRSKQLYSLGG from the coding sequence ATGATAAAAATACTCCGTCTTTGCACTCTTATTCTTGCTGTTCTTCCTCGCTTCTCTTTTTGTTCTGAATTATTACATGAAACAGACATTAGAAAAACTATGGATAAACTCATTGAATATCATGTAGGAACTCAAGATATTTCTTCAGAAATTCTTGTGCGTTCTCTTCTTGGGTATTCTCAGGCTTTTGACCATCATAAATCCTATCTTACGGAGCAAGAGGTCAATGATTTTATTCAATCTTCTGAAATTAAAAAGCGTTTGTTAAAGAACTACAAGACGAGTAATTTTTCCATTTATCGAAATCTAAATTCTGTAATTAAAAATAGTATTGTACGCGCTCGTCTTTGGCGTAAAGAATGGTTGAGCAATCCCCAACAGCTGGTCTCTGAAGCACAGACACATACGCCAATAAGCAAGATTAAAAAATGGGGAAGTTCTCTTGATGAGGTTAGGGAGCGGCACCGTTCTCTGTTATTATCCTATATTTCTGCTTATCTATCTGATGGTGATAAAGAACGTTATTTTGGGAAAGAAGCTGCTCTTGCACGTCTTTGCGTGCGTCAATTAGAAACTCATGAAAATATTTACCTAGGAATTAATGATTATGGAGAAAAGATGGCTGCTGAAGAAGAAGCTCATCATTTCCATGTACGTGTTGTGAAATCTATGGCGCATAGTTTAGATGCGCATACCACATACTTTAGCAAGGAAGAAGCTTTGGCCATGCGCATCCAGCTAGAGAAAGGTATGTGTGGAATTGGTGTAATTCTAAAGGAAGACATTGATGGGATTATTGTAAAAGAAATTCTTCCTGGGGGACCTGCAGCAAAAGATCAAGGGCTTAAAATTCATGATATTATTTACCGTATAGATGGGAAAAATATTGAAAATCTTCCTTTTCGTGCTGTCTTAGATTGTCTTAGAGGTGAGCAAGGTTCTGAGGTTATTTTAGACGTTCATAGTCAATATGGCGATCGTACTGTACGGTTAATTAGGGAAAAAATCAGTTTAGATGACCATCGTATTGATGTTTCTTATGAACCCTATGGGGATGGGATTATTGGGAAAATTACACTGTACTCCTTCTATGAAGGTGAGAATCATATTTCTAGTGAACAAGATTTAAAGGAAGCGATTCAAAGTCTTAGGGATAAAAATCTTCTAGGTTTAGTTTTGGATATTCGTGAAAATACAGGAGGATTTCTTTCTCAAGCAATTAAAGTGTCTGGTTTATTTATGACTAACGGTGTAGTTGTGGTATCGCGCTATGCTGATGGGAGTATTAAACGTTACCGAACAATATCTCCAAAGAAATTTTATGACGGGCCCTTGGCTATTTTAGTCTCAAAAAATTCAGCATCTGCTGCAGAAATTGTAGCTCAAACATTACAGGATTACGGCGTAGCTATTATTGTTGGTGATGAGCAAACTTATGGGAAAGGCACTATCCAACATCAAACAATTACAACGGGGTCGGAACAAGAAGGTTTCTTCAAAGTGACTATAGGGAAATACTACTCTCCTTCTGGCAAATCCACTCAACTTTGTGGTGTGCGATCAGACATTCATGTGTCTTCTCATTATGCTGAGGAACCTATAGGAGAACGCTATTTAGATCATCCTTTACCTTCTGACAATTGCGATAATGTTATGAATGATAATTTAGCTGATTTAGATCTACATATTCGTCCATGGTTTCAAAAATACTATACTCCTCATTTACAAAAACAAGAGACCATGTGGAGAGAAATGCTACCTCAACTCATTGCTAACAGCCAACAAAGATTGGGGACGAACAAAAATTACAAAATCTTTCAAGAAAAATTAAAACATACAGTAAAAGACAGCCTAACTTATGGGAGCAATGACTTACAAATGGAAGAATCTGTAAATGTGTTAAAAGACATGATTCTTTTACGAAGCAAACAGCTGTATTCCTTAGGAGGTTAA